The stretch of DNA CAATTTCATCCTCAGATTCTTGTAAATACTCACAGTCTAAATCAAGCAAGTCATTAAATTCTTCATCGCTTGCTTCTAATAATCTCAACAgttcttcatctttttttttgGGAGGTGAGAATCTTCAAAAGACCTCTGGGAAGGTGTCCCAGGTGTGTTGGATTCGGACGACTACGCCTTACCGTAGTTGACCGCCTACCAACTAAACTCACCCCCTCTTTCTCCAACCGACGGGCCTGGGACCGCTCTTAGCGAGCATTACCATCTGACCCGTCAGCTTTACTCATAACTCCCATCTCCGTCTGCGCTCCGTGATTGCCATAGCAACACAGTCGCGCCACCCCACCCACGTCTGCACCGGACTTGTGCAGAGCGATAGGCAGGAAGGAGCGACCGCGCTGTTATTTTAACCATCTTGAACTTAACGAGAAAGATCAGACAACAGGTACAAGCAACTCCAGACATTCATATTCCACCCCCGGGGAGTGGTACATTCATTTCTCCATCTACACCAGCCCATTATATAGGTAATAGGCTGTTCCAAAAGGAGACACACACCGTACAGTAGATACAAGTAGAGACAAAACAAAACAACACGTATGATAATTGATTTCTGTAATGTGGTCAAGTTCTTTGATAATTGATTTAAGATTTTGGCGTCAGTAGCGGAAGCTGAATAGTGGCTCACCCCACTGACGCCGACAGATAcgacacattaaaataaacagttcACCTTTGTTGAATTCTCCTCTCTTTCTCTTCCTTGTGTTTTATGGTTTCTGTCACAAAACCAATGATCAAGTCAAAGATTCTTTTGTTTTCAATTGCTTTATTCATTAGTTCATGTGGCTCGCCTAGAGGTGACCTAAGGCCCAGCTACAGTAAAGTTCGCCCCACATTGTATGCAGGGCATACGAATACCACATGATGCGCGTCATCCACCACTCCACAATCGGGACACAGATCGTCCTCGGTCTTCTTTATTCTATATGTATTGTATAGGACCGGAAAGATCCATGTCCCGTCATAAATTGGGTGAAGTAGTAGTTGACACGTCTGTGTTACCTTACATCTGGGATAAGGGCCCTTGTCCAGGCAGCCTTGTCTGTTTCCCTTGACCATTGGTCCTGCCAGATCTCCAAACTCctttttctttcttgtgttcCTGAACCTAAAGCTCCATTGCCCCTTTGGTGCATCCGAACCCTTTCATTAGCCAGGTTATGCACCGGTACAGCACCGGCCACTACTTGTAAGGCAATGGTTGATACGGTCCTGTACGCGCTGCATACCCTGATCAACGGTTTCCTCTGCGTCCTAAGAAGCATGTCTTTATACGAGTATTTTGCTTTGTTGACGATCTCATGCCACACTGAGGCCTCATATAGTCAGATGGACATGATTGACTGTAGAATAACTGATCTTTTGTGTGACCCGGGGCCTCCTATATTCGGCATTATCTTATTAAGGGTCGAGGTCCTCTCTTCCGCCTTCCGACATGCTTCTTGTATGTGGTGTCTGAATGCCGTTTTGTCATCTAGtataattcccaagtattttacgGTCTTCTGGGGTCTTAttgcttcatttactttgtttataataccCCAATTCATATCTTCTATAAGTAGGGCTAGGTCGTCTGCGTATGCAATAGCCGTTAATCCttgtgttttgtttacttctagtACCCCGTTGTATAAAATATTCCATAGTATGGGTCCCAAGACTAACCCTTGGGGTACTCCAGCagtcattttcatcttatttttctTCGATATGCATACGCTTCTTTCGATAGGTAGTCCCTTATTATATTGGACACATATTCCGGGGTCCCAAGTCTGACAATCTTGTCTACGATGAGACCCCAGTTCGCTAAATTGAGGGCGTTTTTAATGTCCAATAAAACAAGTACCACCCATTTATTTTTGCTTGTTTTCATCGCGTTTCTTATCCAGATCGCGACGTCGACTGCTGATCGACcttttctgaatccatattgttggTTGGATAGAGCTCTCTTATCTGCCAACACGCCTTCCAGCCTCTTCTTGACAAGATTCTCATAGAACTTGCCAAGGCAGTCCAGAAGGCATATTGGCCTATAAGAGGATGCTGAATCGGGGGGTTTCACAGGCTTTAGGATCAAAATCAGATTTGCTTCCTTTAGTTCCCTGGGAAACTCTTGCTTCCGCAGTAGATCgttaaatatttttctgataaAACCTGGTTTCTGTTGTTGCTATCTTCAGTGCCTCCGGTGGCAGTCCATCGGGGCCGGGAGCTTTCCCTGTCTTGATTTCCTGACCAGCggtctttatttcttcttctgtgaATTCCTCCGCCACCGCAGGGGAGACCTTCAAGAAGTTTGTTCCTCCCTGGTGGGAAAGAGGAGCTCCGCCGTTTCTCGCCGCTTGTCCTCGTCTAAATTGTATGGAGCAATCATCTTTAGTGACTTCATTGTTATTTTATATGCGTCGCCCCATATGTCGTCTTCTAAAGCATTTATTAGGTTCTGCcaactttctttttttattgtttcttttttactgttTTGTATACTTCTTTGAACTCGTAGGCGTCCTGCCTTCTAGTAAAATTCCTGCGAGCTCGGAGACACTCCTACCGTAGGCCTTCAATCTCATTCGTCCACCAGTAGGGGTTCTTTCTTTGTTCCTTTTCTTTACAGTGGCCAAGTCAACAGCGTTCTCTAGTGCCTTTCTGAGTTGGTCAAGGTCAGATATTTCTTCTTCGTTTATTTTTCTGACCTCCGATAGGTACACATGCTTAAATGTTTTCCCAGTATATCCTATCGGCCGTCTTATGTTCCGCCCCTTTACCTTAATTTCGTATGTAATGTATCGGTGGTAGGTGAATAATTGATCGTCGAGGATGTCCCAGTTTTGTATTCATCTGGATAGCCCTTCACTTGCAAAAGTTACGTCAATGTGTGTTTGGCTGGCCCCTCTTATAAAAgttgatttattattattgagTACCTGGAGGCCAGCCTAGGCTATCCATTCGTCCCATATCTTCCCTTTTTCGTAATTTGCGGGAGAGCCCAATTGTCGAGATTTAGCATTTATGTCCTCGGCGATCATAATTTGTTTTTCCCTAATGGCAGTGTTCATTATTTCGTCTACGTCTACTATATCCTTATATTCTCTAATCCTAATATTTGGAGATATATAGCATGCCAGTAGGCTGAAATCACTCATTTTTATGAGTATGTGATTCCCACCCCTGACAATACCAAGCACTCCAAGATCTTTGTTTTGAAAAAACACCACATTTTTCTTGGTGTCTTGCACCCAGCCACCATCCCATGTAATTTTGTTGTTCGGTTCAGGGACAATGAGCAGGTCTGTTTCCAACATGCAGGCTTTTGCATGGACAAGATTGTGAGCTCTTTTCGCTCTGCCCATGTTCACCTGCAATATCCTTATACCAGGTTGATCTTTGAGGTTTATTTTAGGTTCAGTTCCCTAGAGATTCGATCTTACATTAGTGTTTCTGTTTATATGATCCTAAATTagctaaaataaacaaataaatatgaataaataaataaataaataaacatatagaTAAAAAGGTGATTGTATAATTAATATGGACGGGAACATGAAAGATTAAAAGGATAAAATATATGTACAGAAAAGATAAAAACACCTAGGTAAAATTGGGACATACAACATGgagaataaataaaaacaaatattaagatGTGTGAGACATTTAAACTTATGCAACATGCATAGAAACAATGGTTGGAAGATAAAGGGCAAGAGTTTGTGCACCTAGTAAACTAACCAAAGGAGATGTAAAAGAAACCAAATCATATTTACGGGAAACACTGAAAATATCTGGGTATTACCAAGCTTTATGATTCATGAGTCTAAAAAATAGGAGAAACATCGGAATTGAGAATTACTAATCTTTACATGGTTACTAATCTGATAAAATAATATGCATATGCAGAATTTTATGTACTGTTACTaatatttacaattattattacaaAGCCAAAAGATATAGACACCCTGTTGGGACAAAAAGCTGTTAGTCTGAGAACCAAGAACAAAATTAGAGAATTAATACTCCTAGTTACCTGCCTTTGAAATATAAAAGGCCATGTTGTAGTGTCAGTGAAATAATCCAAGATCATAAGCAATAAAAGTCTGAACATGCGAGAGTATCATCGGCATCTAGCTGAAATGgtgtaatattataataaataatatcatCACCATTTAAACATTAATTCTAAACTGTCATAGTTAATTAATTCAATTAATCATTATGAGAAGTTACATTTTTTGAATCTATATAAAACAGCatttataaatgatttttttttacaataactaaATGTTAAACTAAATATTGTTaagaattgtggcttattctcatatagataataacaaaaatagtttatcatcattttttaacaattttatgaaACTTATTTAAAAACCATTAGAATTTATCATCTTTTGAGCTTTTGTATCCAGTTTGTATACTGATATTCTACTATTGActttttaaaactgtttatttttggtatttcaaaactattaatttttgtataattttaatgattttatATGTATTGTTTTTATGGCAACACTGGCAATGTTAAGCTTGCATGGAGTGTCAAATACATTACTTATAGGTCACATTCATTGCTCCAAACTAATCATTGTCCCAAAGTTCAAAACACACTGTATTACCCTTGTTCTATGAGTCTTCATACTGCAATACCCTGAACGTTTAACTCTACCATCTTGTGGAACTCTCATAGAGAGATTTCCATAAAATAATGCTTTACCATGCTCTGTAAGAGTAAGTGAAGCTTTGCTATATCCTTCCCTATTATCACTATCACTTGTTATATTCCAGTTTTTCAGTGATTGTTCATTTCCAAACCTCCATTTAACATCGACTTCCCCTAAAAACaaagtattatttgaaaataCAAATGACTGCAATTCATTTTATATGGGGCAGCTTATAGTGTACCAAAAGGCATGACTCCCAATGTTTTCTTTCTAATTATATGTGTGTGAATGAAGAAATCAGACTTTTACAGGAAGCTAAGACATGCATTCATGCTTTCTGGTGTATAATAATATACTACCCTCTATAAAAATTAGTGCTATAAGTACCTAcagatttctttttaaaaaatatttttaaatactaaGTACTATGTGGTAATgatttaattaaaagaaaaaagttatACTTTTACTAAACCATATTTGAAAATCCATTCACCTGGTCTGAATATGAGGATAGGATCATCTTCAAATCTCTCTTTAACTTCTTGGGTCCAGAGCTTAATTTCATCCTTTAATTCATGTAAGCCTTCCCTTAGACGATCTTTTAAAGGAGGCATGTTATCTTTGTTTCTATAACCACCCTTATCATCTCGTTCCCAAAAAGCATTTAATATAGGAGATATATGAAACGTGCGTTTACATTGTCTATGGAGTGGATATCTAACGAATTTCCACATAGAAAACATTATGCAGTTGTTCGGCTAAATTGAATTTTAGGTcaatgaaaatgaaaatgaacatAACCTTGGGCTTGGGCCTTGGCATCGAATTATTATGTTTGTGCGTCACAGTGTTgccatatttttttgtataaagtataggagtttttaaaatagaaagatgggaaaatcccagtagttggctgtataccatcgtttaaaaaacttatacagaagtaaaacacttcacattagattctaactcgatggtatataccatgatactatgattaagaagataagatattgcgcataagtcgtgacgtaattggagagttgcacgtttgtaatgtcagttttttgtatgtatcaataaataatctttaataaataatttggagatatccttttgtgtacgattattgtaattattaaacatttatttaatattattattttgctaattgaataatttcatcacagaatgcataaaaatcccatttaactataacaagaattcaaattctactctccaatgacggcatgcgcgaacacgaccgattttgtgctacgggaagatcctatcttgttagtcatagcacagtatagacaacaacaGCACAGTTGTTATCTATTCGCTGTGAGTTTCGCCGGTAGCGCTCTCTCGCGGTTTGAAACTTGTACTTTTCTTGTAAAACCGGTGTAAGTGAAATATGACAAAAcgagaaaaatagatatttatctCAAAATACACAGATTATGAACTGAAATATTATTGTAAACTGATTACTGAACGAATACACAgaatgaataataaaagtaattacgcttttttattttattcattataattataatatgtaaGATATAAGTTCCTGCGACTGGATGACTACTTACGCAAGAGGCCATTgagaaaaagacgaagtttatgtgAAAATATTTAAAGGTTAAAGGTTACCTTACCTTACTTACTTTTGTGGAGTGTTTATGTTtactatttgaaatatatttaaaatggaacaaagacctaattattatataaatgcaATACATAAAGTGTTGCTTTTGGGTCTTCTACACTATGTGAGGCAAAAACGACGAGAACGTagctcaatataatatatattatattatcaaaCAACACAGCTAACATTTATTGacaattaattgaaataaatattcCATAATTCCATCCAATAATCTGACACATGATACATATATTATGACATATATTATGTCAAAAAATCTCGGATACGACAATCAAATATATTCGTACAAAAAATTTCGTATTTCGTGGTGTCATCGGATATCGGATCTGTCAAAATCCAGTTTACACCTCTTGTTTTCATTTTTCATTCTGTTTACTGTTTTTGCTCAGCGTTATTTGTTGTGTGCGTAGGCCTTAGTACTTAGATATCAATTTGTTTGAATTTTATCAAAATGGATATTAAACATTACACTGGATTTAAGTCTATATCACATGATATCCCATATCAACCGATATCCCATATCAACAGATTTAGTTGATGCTGGGCATGTACGCAATGTTTCGAAATATAATAGCTGCATCCAGGCCTCAGGTACATAACTAGGGCTCATTTCTGCATCAGATTTTCTTCCTCCAAGAAAATGATCACTGCAAATTAAATGATGACTTTTTGGAGTCCATAATGATCCATCCTCGctacaaaatcaatttttttttattttacaccaTAGAAATATTATGTTGTTTGTATTATAGGTTATTTACTTACTTTCTCTTATTGATAGCAATAATCCACTTTTCTCTTTGAACTGTTTTATGCTTGGCAACAGGAAATGAATAAAATTTACAATCACTGTTATACCCAGTATTTTTACATGTATCAATACAACAGCtgctatatctttttttttaaaaatcCATACTCGCCATTAATTGAAAATTTACAAGTTAAATGCAGAAAACTGCCACTAACAGCGCTGGTGAAAACTGTCCTATCCCCTCTACTCATCGGCTCACAGCGAAATAGGTATAGACTCCGCGAACGCTTTAAAAAGTGTCCACAACATGAATACCTTCGTTATTGTTTAGTGTTTTGATACGAAGTTGCACCAAGTTGTGTGTTTTCCTAACTCGATggtgtttacatattttttgtgacaagcaaattttatttaaaatttttgagagtCATTTATCATGCATTTACCTGCTATTTTAGTAAAATGCCATTTAGGTGTCTTGTTTGTGGTCGCTGAAGTTCGAATGGCGAAACCACAGACCACGAGGTAGGTGATCTGTGGGCGAAACGTTATTTCAAGTACAATAAagtagactttacactacatgattttatcatatgacaatatcatatgagatttgttatgattactcgtttctatgatgttttaaaaaatcgtgtttacactgcatgataa from Diabrotica undecimpunctata isolate CICGRU chromosome 4, icDiaUnde3, whole genome shotgun sequence encodes:
- the CIA30 gene encoding complex I intermediate-associated protein 30, mitochondrial; translation: MFSMWKFVRYPLHRQCKRTFHISPILNAFWERDDKGGYRNKDNMPPLKDRLREGLHELKDEIKLWTQEVKERFEDDPILIFRPGEVDVKWRFGNEQSLKNWNITSDSDNREGYSKASLTLTEHGKALFYGNLSMRVPQDGRVKRSGYCSMKTHRTRKSFKRDGHLDWTSYNMLVMKVRGDGRSYLLNIHCKGYYDLTWNDMYHYVLFTRGGPYWQVARIPFSKFFFGSKGRVQDMQRQVQLDRVASFGITAGERYGGDFALEIDYIGLEFDPNHREEFAYEMYRTDKYIAST